The Bombus pascuorum chromosome 12, iyBomPasc1.1, whole genome shotgun sequence genome contains the following window.
TTTCCTactatatattacttttattcgtTGCTTGTACGTTCCAATTTTTTTAGTTAATCCCTTTGATTTACAGCATTAATTTGTGGCACATCAACTTGCCATATGATAGTTAATgagaagaaactttttgttaGTGGCGTTTGGGGGCCATATTTCAGTGCCATGATTCCAGGAATGTGGTTGAGTGAAGGAGGGCAAAGCGCAACTGGAAAATTACTCGACCATATAATTGATACCCATCCCGCAACGCCAGGGATTTTGAAAAGCTTAAGTGGCAATaagtaagataaaataaattcgatataTTCGTAAACTCTGTTATTGTttgttatgtaattttttagaCACATACAGCAATATTTGTCTGAATTATTGCAAACGATAGCCGATCAAAAGAATTTGGAGAATGTTTCATACTTAACGAAAGATATTCATATATGGCCTGACTTTCACGGAAATCGATCCCCTTTAGCTGATCCGGCTCTGAAAGGGATGGTAATGACATTAAATATCCTATTACCAATGCAATACCTGTATAAGTTTCGagataaatgttttaaatggATATCACACAGATTTCAGGACTCTCTCTATCCGTTGATCATGAAAACTTGGCACTATTATACTTGGCAACGATACAAGCTTTAACggtacgtatatatgtatgttactTCATCTGcctatacttatttttttttttatgtagaaaattaaatattcaatattttttaacagtaTGGTACGAAGTATATTTTGGAAACGTTAGAAGCAGCCGGTCACAAAATAGAGACTTTATTAGTTTGCGGTGGTCTAAGCCAAAATCCACTATTTATCCAAATACAGGCGGATGTATTAGGTTTACCTGTATTGTGTCCTATAGAAAAGGAATCAGTACTGATAGGAGCTGCGATTCTTGGATCTTATGCAGCTGGGAAGTTCAATACAGTATATGACGCTACACAAGCAATGGGAGGATCTGCAAACATTGTTAAACCTAAAAACGAATGCTACAAGTAAGCAAATCAGATTAAAGAGTTACTTCAATCTTTCAAAGTTATAATACATAtcattcttccttttttcttaaGGTATCATCTTCAAAAATATCAAGTATTTCGGAGAATGGTACAAGATCAAAAAGATTACAGAGAGATTATGagcaaagaatttttataactaTACCATTATAAGCGCTGTATCTGCAATTATTAACGCTATATTAACAGatgtgaataaataaaaaaaaaaaaaaataaaaaaaaaaaaatacattgaaCAATTATAGAGCAATCACATAGAAtctcgtaaataataaataatacgaagCAGTGCGCTACTTCTTAcacattttttatcgaattaaatatattttgtgtaCACGATtattgaaacatattttaGTTACCTACTTTACTTTTTATCCTtgtttgttataaataaagatatacataaaaatattcgtagaaCTTTCTTGCCCTAAACATAGTATAGACatgatatatgaaataatattgctttatTTGGTATTTAAATGTAGTTTCGAACTTACACAGTGTATTACAATTTGGTACAAAACACCTACAACTATAACAATATTGCTAGATGATTaatcgttataaaaatattgatttttttttaaggcTTTTAACGAAAAAATTTTGTCTTCTAATATCGCCATGTAGGATTATAAAATGGTACTATGAACCACATCGGAATAAAGATCTTAACCATAAATATAGTACATAGTGCGTTAAATTCTATCaacttataaaataatattcttatccTCTCAACTTCTAATATATCATTTTCCTCCGCACGAAATAACGTCAGTATCACATTGTTTGTGAAAAACTTgtcaaaattttttttttttttttttatgatataatttgaaaaacgaataaaactaACGATTCCATATCACAAAGTCGATTTTATCACAAATTGAT
Protein-coding sequences here:
- the LOC132912910 gene encoding FGGY carbohydrate kinase domain-containing protein isoform X2, whose translation is MTTCPLEIFHPAPNFYEQSSDNIWSAVCHVVKSVVADISAEYVRGIGFAATCSLVAIDKTGSPVTVSPTGEDKQNVILWMDHRAQKEADFINEQNHEMLQYVGGKVSLEMQTPKMLWLKDNLPSSWNRAALLFDLPDFLTWKATGSESRSLCSLVCKWNYSAGPDGNNKWDEEFFEQIHLKDLKKDNWRKIGNDVRTPGHRVDQGLSAKAASELGLLKRTAVGTSLIDAHAGGLGMIGCYVPGVSPKLQSRLALICGTSTCHMIVNEKKLFVSGVWGPYFSAMIPGMWLSEGGQSATGKLLDHIIDTHPATPGILKSLSGNKHIQQYLSELLQTIADQKNLENVSYLTKDIHIWPDFHGNRSPLADPALKGMISGLSLSVDHENLALLYLATIQALTYGTKYILETLEAAGHKIETLLVCGGLSQNPLFIQIQADVLGLPVLCPIEKESVLIGAAILGSYAAGKFNTVYDATQAMGGSANIVKPKNECYKYHLQKYQVFRRMVQDQKDYREIMSKEFL